The Chitinophaga pinensis DSM 2588 region GTATCGCCCAATATTATGAAGTGATGGTAGGCGATAGTCTGCTGGCAGATAGCCTGTCCGCAATCAGTACCTTGTCCCGTTACGTAGCAACAGGAAAACAGCGATTGAAAATAAAGGAAGCAGGAAGTGACCACTATTTCATCGATTCACTGATCGATATTGAACGCCCGGGTGTGGAATATACATTGGTTAGCCTGGGAGAGGGAACTACACCGCTTATGCTGTCAGCCGCCAATCTTGAAACTACGCCTCCGGCTGCTGGTACAAGAAAATTTAGCCTGCTTAATACAGATACGACCAGCATACTGAAAAGCCGTCGTATTGACGTACGGTTTTATGATCTCAATCTGGACGATTATACTTTTGTGAAGATCGGAGAATTGAATGATATTGATTACATGACACCGTCGGAATATGTTGAACTGCCATTACCCAAAGCAGGGACATACTACCTGGAAGTAGCGGATCATGCTACCGGCGAACTCATTATCCCTGTGGAGAGTTACTCTGCTAACATGCTGTCTCCCTATGACCAGAATAACGTTTATCTGATGAAGCTCTATAATGTTGGTGATGCATCATGGACTTATATCAGTGGAGAATTACTGATTGGGCTTAAATTATGATTGGTTATGCATCCATATAAAAATGCCGCTATTCCTGGTAGCGGCATTTTTTTGCGTATTTATTACAGCATTTGGCTATAAGCTGTTACGCGAATTTAATATTTTTTGGTAAAAAAATAATAGGACAACAGGTAATAAACTACCTGCAACGGAGTAAGAAAAATGATAATATAGGGATCTTCGTTCTGATTAACTGTTTACAATGGTGCGAATCGTTTTCATGGCCTCCTGTAGGTGACAGTCAATGGTATTTGGTGACAAAGACAGCAGATCTGCAATATTCCTTCTACTCATGCCTTCTTCAAGCGCCAGTTTATAGACTTCTCTTCTTCTCGCCGGCATATGTTTTACAGCGGTGTTCACTGTGGCCAGGCATTCTTTCAGTATATAGTGATCTTCAGAACTGCCACTGTTTTCTCCAGACGCACTGATGTGTTGCAATAATGTCTTTCTGGCTTTTATTTTACGTAACTCGTCAATGAAGATGTTACGTGAATAGGTGAAAAGTAATGGGTATATGTCTGTTTTGTCGGCAATCTGCTCCCAGTTTTCCCAGAGCTTCAGGTAACATTGTTGAAGAATATCTTTTACGAGTGTCTCATCTTTGGTCAACTTTAAAAATGTATTGTACAGTCTTCCATGAGTGGCATGGTAAATAGTGTTGAACTCTTTTCTCTTGGCGGGGCTCAAGGACAAAATCATACTATTACATTGAGTGTTAAAGATAACCTTCGTAGATTAACTGAATGTTAACACTTACATCACGCACAGCTACTTTTGAACATTAGATAAATACCTGGTAAGTGCGGTCATTTTTCATGATGAAAATGATTTTATTTAAATGTGTGCAATTTTGAAATACCTGATATTAATTTACCCGTATTTCCTGCATAAGCACTTGTTAGTTTAATTTTATTATATTAATTTAGTTTCAGTTGATATTCTCAGTTCAAAGCAATAAGATAATTCAACAGGTTTGTACCCCAGTGATTGATAACCCATAGAATTGCTTAAAAATGGAAACCCCGGATATCAGCAAAGCCTAGTATTTAGAGTGCCCCTGTTTTTATAAATAATATGTCTACTGGGACATAGCTGGGCGAAGCGCTGTCCGCCTGAGATCATTAAAGACCAACCGTTATCATGTAACACTTGAAATGAGTAGAACCGCAACTCATCTGGCTCTGACTTTTCTGCGCCTGTAGTGTTTCCCATTGCTTTATAAATTCCACCTGCGTGAGACTGTGCCAAACGGATCGTGTTGGGAAAACTATTTTTTACTGAAGCATCTTTATATGAAAAACGGAACACCAGTCGCCCCATTAGTAGACACAAAATGGTATGTAGCTTACACGCGCGCAAACTTTGAGAGGAAGGTAGCAAAAGACATTGTCGATCAGCAGATAGAACACTATCTGCCGCTCCGGAGGGAGACGAGGAAGTGGAGTGACAGGCTGAAGCAGATAGAGGTGCCCCTGTTCCCAAATTACATCTTTGTAAAGATAAAGTTGCAGCACAAGGTCAATATACTGGGCATCCCCGGGGTGCTTTCGCTGGTGTCGTTCAGTGGTCAGCCGGTAAGCGTCAGCGAGCGTGAGATACAACACATCAGGAAGATTGAGGAGAGAGGCCAGGATATTGCCCTGGAATATTATTACTGTGTAGGAGATCGTGTTCGTATTACACAGGGCATCTTTACCGGGATGGAAGGGATCTTACTACGGAAATCAGGTCAGATGCGGTTTGTATTGAAATTGCCTGCTATCAGCCAGGCGGTTTCTGTGGAAATAGAAGGTGATCAGCTGGAAAGAATAGACTAAAAACAGATACATTTTACTGTACCCAATTTCCCACTATGCCTACTCCCGTTTTTCTGTTTGCAGGCCAGACCGCTTTTCAGCGTTGATGCCGCTTATTGCCGGGAAGCTGTGCGGGAACCGGTCCGGTTTACCGCCGCAGTGAATCAGCTGGAAGCAAGCGGTCCCTGTTTTTATGTGGATTGTAGTCCTTCGGGCAGCTGTAATCAGTTGCTTGCCAAAATACTTTCACCTGCATCTTCTTCAACAAGACATATGATTATGCACCCCTTCGGACAGGAATAGAAAGACCTTAAGCTGTTAGTACAACAACGACAGGCACTTTCACTCTATAGTTAACGATTGTTTCCCCCATTTTTTAATGATTAAAATAGTTCGTTTATGGAAAAGTACACATTAACGATCAACTGTGAATTTATCAATGAAGTCGGTATCCTTGTTAATCACACCCTGAAGGCAGACGCCTTCACCAAGCCCCAGATAGAGGATAAGTATATGTTCATCAGTAAACATCACTTTAAGCCTATCGTGATTCGTATACAACAGGTGATCGACTATCTCTTATCAGGTACTGAGGTGATTTGTAGTGGAGAAGAAGTAGACGAACTGGATAACATCAGAGAGGCTTTTTATGCCCGTTTTACGATAGAATGAGCTGATATTGTTTATAGAAGCTGATATGGTGATAAGTGGGAATTGAAGGAAGGCCAAGGTACAAAGTACCCCGGCCGGTCAGCTAACACTTAAAGAACAGCAAACGCTACGTTTCTACGTTTGTATACTATTTACAGCAATATAAAATCGTCCCCTGGTTGACAGGATTGATTTGCCAAATATGGGGCCTTTTTCTTAGGCTTTCGATAATTGATTGGCTGCCAGTCTGTTTTGTTTTTTGGACAATAATAATAACTGTCAAAGCCTTATCAATTTGAGTGGGTGCTTATATATTTGAGAAACCAGGTCAAATAATCCGTCCCTTGGAGTTGCTTCAGGTGAGGTATTACAAAATAGATTCGTTGGCACTATGCTAATCCTGCCATTCTGATAAAGCCTTCTCAACATGAGAAGGTTTTTTTTTGTTTTCCTGTCTTGCTAATAGTGGAGGAAACCGACAGGATGTAGCATGTAAAAGGATTTGTGATGTTTTTTACGCTGGTAAAAGATGGCGTGGTATGTCTTTTGGCATATGTGTGAAAACTAACGAACGATTGTTTGGTAGGCGAACAAAACATCACAAAACAAATGAAAAAGGTAATTTTAGTATTTGCGCTGGCTACAAAAGCTGTATGCGCAATTGCACAGGACACTACTTCTGTTACGGAAAAAATTCCGTTCGATGGTATTGACCAGACCTGGCAAAATGGAAGCGACAGAAGAGAATATTCTGTATTTCAAGACATGAAGTTTTTTACACCAAGTATTTTAATGGATGTAAACTATACACATTCCTTTAATAAACCGAATGACAATACAGTAGTAGGTTCTACTGCATTGGCCCGTAATAATGAGGTGCAGCTGTCGGCACTGCATTTCGGTGGTGATTTTTACTATAAAGGCGCCCGCGCAAGAGTAATGACACAGTTTGGCACCAGATCTATAGTCGTGCCACGTAATGACGTTAGTCCTTATCGTGGCCAGTATCAGTTGGCAAATGTTTATCGTTATTTAAGTGAAGCTTATGTCGGTTATCATATTAATAAATGGTATGGTATTAATATCGATGGGGGGATGTTCATGAGTTATATCGGGTTGAATTCCTACTATCAGCCGGAAAACTGGGAATACCAGGCATCTTTTACATCTGATAACACACCCTGGTTTTTCAATGGTGTACGTGTGCAGATCTATCCTACAAAGAACCTGAAGATAGAACCATGGATTATCAACGGATGGCAGAGCTATGGTAAGTTTAATAAAATGCCAGGCCTTGGTTTTAACATTACCTGGATGCCTGACAACAGTAATCTGAAATTGCTCACCAACGACTACTATGGTACTGATGCAGGTGGACTGCCTGACAGAAAACGCTTCCATTCGGACAATAGTTTACTTGTAAGATATTTTAACAGACCTAAGTCAAAAGGTATCAGCCGTATGGCATTTTCTCTGACTGCCGATGTTGGCTTTGAAAAAGGTGGTGGCGTGAATGGCTTCAAGAATGATAGCGTGAAAGGTCCCGCTCAGTATTTCGCAAGTGCAATGTTTTACAACCGTATTTGGTTTAACAATAACAAATTTGCATGGACAGTTGGTGGTGGGGTGATGACTAATCCTGGAAGATATCTGGTACTTTATCCTACAGGTCAGGCAAGCCCTTTACCTAATCCCAACAACCCGACGCAAACTGAGGGTGCATATCCTTTCAGTGCTAATCCGGGCGACAAATTTAAGGGATGGGATATGTCTACTAACTTTGATTATATGCCCAACCAGAGTATAACATTCCGTTTTGAACTGGTAAATAGACATTCCGATGTGCCTTATTTTGCGGGTGAAGGTGGGGTAACTTCTCAGACAGGTTATTCAACGACTCCATTAGATCCTAACTGGCGTCCTGATCTGGTAAAGTCTGAAACTAGATTTATTCTTGCCGCTTTATTCAGATTGTAATAAATTCAATTAGGGAAAAAAGCGCTACGGTTTTTCGTGGCGCTTTTTTTATGCCCGGATTAGGGGATACGAACTAATCTGTCTAAAGCTTATATTTGCGGCCACATAAAAAAACGGTAGTAAGTCATGGAGTATTCAAAAATCTACAAGGTAAAGGAAGAACATATTGACGTGCAGGGTATCATGGATGGTTTATACTATCCCTTTTATATGGAGTGGTGCAGGCACGATTATATAAAAGAGGTGCTGGGCTTTGATTTTGCGGAGGAAGCTGCAAAAGGTGTGCACATGGTATTGTCTCAGTATACCCTGAAATTTTTACGTTCTCTGAAAAAGGATGACGAATTCACCGTAACCTGCGAACTGCATGCCGATGCCGGCGGTCAGCCGAGACTGCATTTCAAACAGTCTATCATCATGAACGGTAAGGTGATGACAAGCGCCGTATTTACAGGTACCTGTGTAGCTGCTACTGGTGGCCGTCCTTATCTGCCGGCTGAAATGGCGGAGAAAGTGAAAGATGCCCCTAAACTGGATATCGCGACACTGAAATAAGACCTCGTATTATAACTGATATTCCCGGATGACGATAGTTATCCGGATTTTTTTTGCATCATAGCGGCTGTTCTGAAACCGGACAACTTAGCTTGTTAAAACTGAACATATTGTACTATTTTATATAAGTAAGTGTCTGTTTTAAAATAGATTTATTTTTGGCATATCCATTGGCGGGAGATGATTGCCTTATATAAGGCATACCCACTATGCTGAGAAACTATATCAAAATTGCCTGGCGCAGTTTGACCAGGACCAAACGTTTTTCTATTATCAATATCTCCGGATTAGCCATTGGCATGGCTGGTGCCGCATTGATCCTGTTATGGATACAGCATGAGTTTAGTTTTGACCGCTTTCATGAAAACAGGGACAGACTGTATGAGGTGTATGGACTAGCGACTGCCGATCATAAAACGATCGCTATCAATCAGACGGAACAGCCCCTCGGACCTGCCCTGAAGAAAGACTATCCTGAAATTCAAAATACCGCCCGTGTGGCAGCCGTAAGCAGTTTGTTGCTATCGGCAGGAACAGCGCCATTCACCGGCATTAAAGGCGCTTTTACGGACAGTAGTTTCTTTAGCCTGTTCAGCTTTCCGGTATTGGAGGGATCCTCACGGCAGCTGCTTACCGCGAGTCATGAAATCGTTATTACGGCACGTCTGGCACAAAAGCTCTTTGGGAAAGAACCTGCGCTGAATAAGATGATTAAAATCGACTCGGTGGACTATTTCCGTGTAGCAGCCGTACTGAAAGACCTGCCTTCCAATACCCGGTTTGATATAGATTATCTGCTGCCCTGGACTTATCTTAATAAGATCGGCTGGGGTAATGACAGCTGGTTAAGTAACAACATTTCTACCTTCGTATTGCTGCAGCCAAATACAAATGCGGCGGTTGTAGAAGGAAAGATAAAAGATATTGCCCGACACTATTCCGGTCGCAACGACATCTGGACACATTTTCTCTTTCCCCTCGACAAGTGGCGTTTGTACAGTGTTTTTGAAGATGGACGGGCTACCGGCGGACGTATTGCCATTGTCCGTTTATTCGGTATTGTAGCCATCATGATCCTGTTAATCGCCTGTATCAACTTTGTGAACCTGAGTACTGCAAAAAGTGAGCGCAGGGCAAGAGAGGTCGGCATCAGGAAAGTAGCAGGCGCCGGAAAGGGCCTTTTATTTGGCCAGTTCATGACAGAAGCACTATTGACGGCCCTGATTGCCGGATGCCTGGCGATGTTGCTGGTGGAAGGCGCTTTACCCTATTTTAATCTGTTGATCGATACCTCGCTTGCGATCCCTTATACAAACATCATTTTCTGGCTGTGTGCTGTCGCATTTATACTGCTTACCGGTTTACTGGCCGGATGCTACCCTGCGTTTTATCTCTCGGCATTTAAACCGGTAAGTGTGTTAAAAGGCGGTTTTAAAAAGCGGGAAGGAGCTATATCACCCAGAAAAACACTGGTGGTGTTTCAGTTTACATTTGCTGTAGTGCTGATTATCTGTACCGTAGTGATAAGGAACCAGATCCGGTATGTGCAGGAGAGAAGTACAGGGTATGTCAGACAACAGCTCATCAATGTAGACTTCTCCGGAGATATAGAAAAGCAATATCCCCTGATCAAACAGGAGTTACTTTCATCCGGTACCGCGGTAGCAGTTACCAAAACAATGTCGGCCATTACACAACGGGCGGCTAATACCTGGGGATTGATCTGGGAGGGTAAACCGGCCAGTTTTGATGAAGCCATTGCCTTATACAGCAGTGATGCTGATCTGGTCAAGACGGCCGGATTGCAGTTGGTTGCTGGCAGGGACATTGATATTCAACGGTATCCTGCGGATAGTTTTTCCGTTGTACTGAATGAAACGGCCGTTAAGACAATGGGATTCAAAGATCCGCTCGGACAGGTACTCCGTGAAAAAGAAGGCAGCAGGACCTGGCGTGTTGTTGGCGTTGTAAAAGATTATGTTGTTGGATCTTCCTATGAAAGGATACCTCCGGTAGTGATCCAGGGCCCTGGCAGTTGGTTCAATACCTTGCATATCCGTTTTGAGGCTGCTAACTCCCTGTCGGTTAATCTCCAGAAAGCAGAAGTGATCTTTAAAAAATACAATCCTGCCTATCCCTTTAATTATCAGTTTGCGGACCAGCAATATGCGCAGAAGTTTGATGGGGAGGAACGGACGAAGAAACTGGCAGGCTTATTTGCTATACTGGCCATTTTTATCTCCTGTCTCGGACTGTTGGGGCTTTCTGCCTATGTAGCAGAAACGAGGATAAAAGAGATCGGCGTACGTAAAGCGTTGGGTGCGTCTGTACTCAGTATTACGCATTTACTCACGGCTGATTTTCTTAAACTGGTAATGGTTGCTATTGTTATTGCGACTCTGCTTGCCTGGTGGCTGATGAGTGTATGGCTGGATGAATTTGCCTACCGGATGACGATCAGCTGGTCTGTATTTGCTTTTTCAGGGTTGCTGGCTATTGCGATCGCGCTGCTGACCGTTAGTGTTGAAGTCGTAAAAGCGGCCCTTATGAGCCCCATAAAGAGCCTGAAAGCAGAATAGGGTAATATTATTTGTCCGGAATAGCACAAAGGAAATTTGGTACACAGAATAGCCTAAATTAGGGGTGCAAACAATCTGACTAACCGAATTTCTTCAGCCAGCTTTAGAATCAGAACGCCATCTTTCCCCCCGAAAGGTGGCTTTTCCATTTTATTCCGCGGTAAACAGGGGGAGTGTAAATCCAAACGTACTTCCTTCTCCCAGCGTACTGTCTACCCATATCGTTCCTCCCTGTGCCTCTATAAACTCACGGGAGATGGACAGTCCTAGTCCTGTACCTACTTTCTCCGGTGTACCCGGTACTTTGAAATACCGGTCGAAAATCCTGGAAAGGTACTTTTCTTCAATACCCCGTCCATGATCTGCCACAGAAAACTCGACGCTGTTATTCCGGATGCTGGTAGTCAGGTCAATCTCACCATCTTCCGGAGAATACTTCACGGCATTGGTCAGGAAATTCGTCAGTACCCAGGCTGTTTTCTCCGGGTCCGTCATGATCTTATGGGCATGGGTGTTGTTGTGAATACGTATGGCGATATTCTTCTGTTGTGCGAGTGCGCTGACGGTATTTGTGGCATTATCAATGATAATATCGGGGAATACGGGTTCTATTTTCAATTGTATATGTCCCGTTTCCACCTGACTGATATTCAGCAATTCACTGGTAATCTTTAACAGGCGGTTGGCATCATCTGCAATGCTCTTCACCAGTTCTTCCTGTTCCCTGTTGACAGCTCCCACACGGGTGTCGGTCAGCAGCTGTGCACTCATTTTGATAGAAGCGATCGGTGTTTTCAGTTCGTGTGAAATGGTGGCAATGAAGTTGGTTTTTGCCTCATTCAGTTCATGGAAAGGGGTGATATTCCGCAATACGATCACCTGACCAATCACTTTTTCGTTATTGGTGACATTGAGTATATCGAGGTGGAAATAACTTTCTTTCTGATCGGCAAAGATCTTTAGCTCCTTCACCGGACTATCCGTTTTCAGGAGACTCCGCATCAGGTCATTATTGACGGCGATATCCGGTGCATATTGTCCCATGATCTCCACTTCCCGGAGTCCGAGTAGTTTCTCTGCGACTTTATTCAGGAAGAGCAGGTTCCTGCTTTCGTCCAGTCCGATAATACCGTCATTCATCTGGTTGATGATGGTGTCGATACGGCTCTTCTCAAATTTTATCTTCGCCAGATTACTATGTTCGTATTCATCTAGCTTTTCGGCCATACTGTTAAAAGCCTGTGCCAGTTCTCCGAATTCGTCATGCTGTGAGATCCGGATCCTTTTAGAATAGTCTTTGTTTACGATCGCTTTTATACCATCAGAAAGTGCTTTTACCGGTTCGCTGATAATACCGGGGAAGTTAACTGCCAGCGTAAATGCAATGAGCGCCAGAAAGCCGAAGATGATCATGGTGAAATTGCTGAAGCGTCTTGCATTACTTTCTGCCAGGGTATTTTTACGAAAGATGGCCTGCTGGTTAGCGGTATTGATCTGGTATATCTTCCGGCGGATAATACTTTGTAAGGAGTCGTTATCGGGGTGATGTTTCAGTTGTTCGTAAATATTCCTGACGGCGGCAGTCGCTGCCGCTTCCCCCCGTTCGGTGATATTGGCTTCCTGTTTTACCAGGTTATCGTTGAACTCACGTAGTACGGCTGAATCAAAAGGTACACGATCCATGAGGGACAGCATATTGTTGCTGTACACAAGGGTTTCGTAGTTGTCTTCCAGTATAAGACGCGCGTCTTTTTTCAGCTGGTGTATGGAGTAGATACCCAGGATACCGGAGATAAGAATTGCGATAAATAAGAATCCGATGCCTATACTTAATTTCGTCTTGAGGCGCATGTCAGGAAAGAATTATGATGTCAATGTCCGATTCTGACAGCTTACCTAAGAGCTGGGAGAAAACGGCTGTATTCAGCAGCATACCCATTACATTCAAATGAGGTTTGCCGAGGCAGATCGTGGTGACCTTCTTTTCGTCGGCAGTCTGCATAATACTTTTAGCAATATTACTGTTTTTTACTTTTATGACTTCCCCACCCAGCTCCATCGCGAGTTTGAAGTTATTAATCAGGTGGCGCTGTTCTGCCAGACCGATCTTGTCGCCGTCTTCTTTTGGTGTCTGTACGTAGAGTACATACCATTTGGACTGGTAATAGGCGGCCAGTCTGGCGGTTTTACGGATGACCTTTTTAGCGATCACATGGTTGCTGCTGACGCAGGCCAGGAAACGTTCATTCCGGGGATGTGCGGTGCGTGGGAGGGAAGATTCAATTTTACGTTCTACCTGGGTGGCGACTTCCTTCAGGGCCAGTTCTCTGAGCTGTAATATTCTTTCCGGCTGAAAGAAATTTTTCATGGCTACGGCAATCTTGTCCGGGGTGTAGATCTTACCTTCTTTGAGGCGGGTGACCAGTTCATCCGCTGTCAGGTCGATGTTCACGACTTCGTCTGCCTGTTGCAGTACGAGGTCGGGGATACGTTCGGCGACGTCCACACCGGTAATGTTTTTTACTTCATCCTGTAATCCTTCAATATGCTGGATATTCACGGCGCTGATGACATTGATACCGGCTTCCAGTATTTCCATTACATCCTGCCAGCGTTTTTCGTTTTTGCTACCTTCGATATTGGTATGGGCCAGTTCGTCGATAACGACCACTTCCGGGTGCAGGTTAAGGACGGC contains the following coding sequences:
- a CDS encoding DUF4397 domain-containing protein — its product is MKKILFLLLTIAFFSACQKRGELPELPSYATFRMTSSSIAQYYEVMVGDSLLADSLSAISTLSRYVATGKQRLKIKEAGSDHYFIDSLIDIERPGVEYTLVSLGEGTTPLMLSAANLETTPPAAGTRKFSLLNTDTTSILKSRRIDVRFYDLNLDDYTFVKIGELNDIDYMTPSEYVELPLPKAGTYYLEVADHATGELIIPVESYSANMLSPYDQNNVYLMKLYNVGDASWTYISGELLIGLKL
- a CDS encoding RNA polymerase sigma factor; the protein is MILSLSPAKRKEFNTIYHATHGRLYNTFLKLTKDETLVKDILQQCYLKLWENWEQIADKTDIYPLLFTYSRNIFIDELRKIKARKTLLQHISASGENSGSSEDHYILKECLATVNTAVKHMPARRREVYKLALEEGMSRRNIADLLSLSPNTIDCHLQEAMKTIRTIVNS
- a CDS encoding UpxY family transcription antiterminator — protein: MKNGTPVAPLVDTKWYVAYTRANFERKVAKDIVDQQIEHYLPLRRETRKWSDRLKQIEVPLFPNYIFVKIKLQHKVNILGIPGVLSLVSFSGQPVSVSEREIQHIRKIEERGQDIALEYYYCVGDRVRITQGIFTGMEGILLRKSGQMRFVLKLPAISQAVSVEIEGDQLERID
- a CDS encoding DUF5952 family protein: MEKYTLTINCEFINEVGILVNHTLKADAFTKPQIEDKYMFISKHHFKPIVIRIQQVIDYLLSGTEVICSGEEVDELDNIREAFYARFTIE
- a CDS encoding porin; its protein translation is MKKVILVFALATKAVCAIAQDTTSVTEKIPFDGIDQTWQNGSDRREYSVFQDMKFFTPSILMDVNYTHSFNKPNDNTVVGSTALARNNEVQLSALHFGGDFYYKGARARVMTQFGTRSIVVPRNDVSPYRGQYQLANVYRYLSEAYVGYHINKWYGINIDGGMFMSYIGLNSYYQPENWEYQASFTSDNTPWFFNGVRVQIYPTKNLKIEPWIINGWQSYGKFNKMPGLGFNITWMPDNSNLKLLTNDYYGTDAGGLPDRKRFHSDNSLLVRYFNRPKSKGISRMAFSLTADVGFEKGGGVNGFKNDSVKGPAQYFASAMFYNRIWFNNNKFAWTVGGGVMTNPGRYLVLYPTGQASPLPNPNNPTQTEGAYPFSANPGDKFKGWDMSTNFDYMPNQSITFRFELVNRHSDVPYFAGEGGVTSQTGYSTTPLDPNWRPDLVKSETRFILAALFRL
- a CDS encoding thioesterase family protein, coding for MEYSKIYKVKEEHIDVQGIMDGLYYPFYMEWCRHDYIKEVLGFDFAEEAAKGVHMVLSQYTLKFLRSLKKDDEFTVTCELHADAGGQPRLHFKQSIIMNGKVMTSAVFTGTCVAATGGRPYLPAEMAEKVKDAPKLDIATLK
- a CDS encoding ABC transporter permease, which produces MLRNYIKIAWRSLTRTKRFSIINISGLAIGMAGAALILLWIQHEFSFDRFHENRDRLYEVYGLATADHKTIAINQTEQPLGPALKKDYPEIQNTARVAAVSSLLLSAGTAPFTGIKGAFTDSSFFSLFSFPVLEGSSRQLLTASHEIVITARLAQKLFGKEPALNKMIKIDSVDYFRVAAVLKDLPSNTRFDIDYLLPWTYLNKIGWGNDSWLSNNISTFVLLQPNTNAAVVEGKIKDIARHYSGRNDIWTHFLFPLDKWRLYSVFEDGRATGGRIAIVRLFGIVAIMILLIACINFVNLSTAKSERRAREVGIRKVAGAGKGLLFGQFMTEALLTALIAGCLAMLLVEGALPYFNLLIDTSLAIPYTNIIFWLCAVAFILLTGLLAGCYPAFYLSAFKPVSVLKGGFKKREGAISPRKTLVVFQFTFAVVLIICTVVIRNQIRYVQERSTGYVRQQLINVDFSGDIEKQYPLIKQELLSSGTAVAVTKTMSAITQRAANTWGLIWEGKPASFDEAIALYSSDADLVKTAGLQLVAGRDIDIQRYPADSFSVVLNETAVKTMGFKDPLGQVLREKEGSRTWRVVGVVKDYVVGSSYERIPPVVIQGPGSWFNTLHIRFEAANSLSVNLQKAEVIFKKYNPAYPFNYQFADQQYAQKFDGEERTKKLAGLFAILAIFISCLGLLGLSAYVAETRIKEIGVRKALGASVLSITHLLTADFLKLVMVAIVIATLLAWWLMSVWLDEFAYRMTISWSVFAFSGLLAIAIALLTVSVEVVKAALMSPIKSLKAE
- a CDS encoding ATP-binding protein; amino-acid sequence: MRLKTKLSIGIGFLFIAILISGILGIYSIHQLKKDARLILEDNYETLVYSNNMLSLMDRVPFDSAVLREFNDNLVKQEANITERGEAAATAAVRNIYEQLKHHPDNDSLQSIIRRKIYQINTANQQAIFRKNTLAESNARRFSNFTMIIFGFLALIAFTLAVNFPGIISEPVKALSDGIKAIVNKDYSKRIRISQHDEFGELAQAFNSMAEKLDEYEHSNLAKIKFEKSRIDTIINQMNDGIIGLDESRNLLFLNKVAEKLLGLREVEIMGQYAPDIAVNNDLMRSLLKTDSPVKELKIFADQKESYFHLDILNVTNNEKVIGQVIVLRNITPFHELNEAKTNFIATISHELKTPIASIKMSAQLLTDTRVGAVNREQEELVKSIADDANRLLKITSELLNISQVETGHIQLKIEPVFPDIIIDNATNTVSALAQQKNIAIRIHNNTHAHKIMTDPEKTAWVLTNFLTNAVKYSPEDGEIDLTTSIRNNSVEFSVADHGRGIEEKYLSRIFDRYFKVPGTPEKVGTGLGLSISREFIEAQGGTIWVDSTLGEGSTFGFTLPLFTAE
- a CDS encoding sensor protein KdpD, whose translation is MSDKDNNAQHFLDLIRQSRRGKFKIYIGMSAGVGKTYRMLQEARTLLRNGVDIKIAYIETHNRAETHALLDGLPIIPRRELFYKGKALEELDMQAVLNLHPEVVVIDELAHTNIEGSKNEKRWQDVMEILEAGINVISAVNIQHIEGLQDEVKNITGVDVAERIPDLVLQQADEVVNIDLTADELVTRLKEGKIYTPDKIAVAMKNFFQPERILQLRELALKEVATQVERKIESSLPRTAHPRNERFLACVSSNHVIAKKVIRKTARLAAYYQSKWYVLYVQTPKEDGDKIGLAEQRHLINNFKLAMELGGEVIKVKNSNIAKSIMQTADEKKVTTICLGKPHLNVMGMLLNTAVFSQLLGKLSESDIDIIILS